A single window of Pseudomonas lijiangensis DNA harbors:
- a CDS encoding ABC transporter permease, producing MNSNTFWLIVQRLGAAIVTLLIVSVVVFAITAVLPGDAAQAALGQFATPEQVAALRIKLGLDQPGVVRYLQWLMNLLGGNMGESVSNAMPVTDLIAGRFPNTLMLAATTALVSVPVALALGIGSAMGRGGRLDSALSFITLALVAVPEFLVATLAVLIFAVNLGWLSALSYASDVSSPLQFIRTYALPVMTLCCVIVAQMARMTRAAVIDQLDSPYVEMARLKGVSPTRIVLQHALPNAIGPIANAVALSLSYLLGGVVIVETIFNYPGIASLMVDAVTNRDMALVQACTMLFCSAYLGLVLLADLCAILSNPRLRTQ from the coding sequence ATGAATAGCAACACATTCTGGCTGATCGTCCAGCGCCTGGGCGCTGCGATCGTGACCTTGTTGATTGTTTCCGTGGTGGTGTTCGCCATTACGGCAGTGTTGCCCGGCGACGCGGCGCAAGCCGCCCTCGGGCAGTTCGCGACCCCTGAACAGGTTGCGGCCCTGCGCATCAAGCTGGGTCTGGATCAGCCGGGTGTGGTGCGTTACCTGCAATGGCTGATGAACCTGCTGGGCGGCAACATGGGTGAGTCGGTGTCCAACGCCATGCCGGTGACCGACCTGATCGCCGGGCGTTTCCCCAACACCCTGATGCTGGCGGCCACCACCGCGCTGGTGTCGGTGCCGGTTGCCTTGGCACTGGGCATCGGCTCGGCCATGGGCCGGGGCGGTCGTCTGGACAGCGCCCTGAGTTTCATCACCCTGGCGCTGGTGGCGGTGCCCGAGTTTCTGGTGGCGACCCTGGCAGTGCTGATCTTTGCCGTGAACCTGGGCTGGCTGTCGGCGTTGTCCTACGCCAGCGATGTCAGCTCGCCGCTGCAATTCATCCGCACGTATGCCTTGCCGGTGATGACCCTGTGTTGCGTCATCGTCGCCCAGATGGCGCGCATGACCCGCGCTGCCGTCATTGACCAGCTCGATAGCCCTTACGTCGAGATGGCCCGGCTCAAGGGTGTGAGCCCCACGCGCATCGTGCTGCAACATGCCTTGCCCAACGCCATCGGGCCGATTGCCAATGCCGTGGCATTGAGCCTTTCCTACCTGCTGGGTGGCGTGGTGATTGTCGAAACCATCTTCAACTATCCCGGCATCGCCAGCCTCATGGTCGATGCCGTAACCAACCGGGACATGGCGCTGGTGCAAGCCTGCACCATGCTGTTCTGCTCGGCTTATCTGGGGTTGGTGTTGCTGGCCGACCTGTGTGCAATCCTTTCCAATCCGAGGCTGAGAACCCAATGA
- a CDS encoding ABC transporter substrate-binding protein, which yields MADKKNDSPLISGQDSLRVFEGLNRGLSRRDALRMLGVAGVMAAGSSSLFGAAGKVFADDDAAPVKGKPGGRIRVAGMSSSTADTLDPAKGALSTDYVRHFMFYNGLTRFDSHLVPHPELAEKIENSNATVWTITLRKDVTFHNGKPLSAADVVFSLSRHKDPVTGSKVMPLMAQFSEIKATGPLEVQITLSSPNAELPSILAVSHLLIVPEGTTDFSKGIGTGPFTVKEFTPGVRSVSARNPNYWKPGLPYLDEIEFIAIGDEPSRVNALLSGDVHMINEVNPRSTTRIAASAGHRVVDAPSGNYTDLIIRQDQMPGKSPEFTEAMKYLLDREQVKSAVFRGYARVGNDHPIAPGSRYFNADLPQRQYDPEKAKFLLKKAGLEKITMPVAASPAATGSVDIAVLLQQSAKQAGLTLNVNRLPSDGYWSNHWMKHPLSFGNINPRPNADVIFSQFFQSSAPWNESAWKNDQFDQLLMLARGETDDEKRGKMYGDMQALVSQHCGIGIPVFISNIDGVDKRIQGYSSNPLGGFMGYMFSEQVWLDA from the coding sequence ATGGCTGACAAGAAAAATGATTCCCCGTTGATTTCCGGCCAGGACAGCCTGCGGGTTTTCGAGGGACTCAACCGCGGTCTGTCGCGCCGCGATGCATTGCGCATGCTGGGTGTCGCCGGTGTCATGGCGGCAGGCTCCAGCAGCCTGTTCGGTGCGGCGGGGAAAGTGTTTGCCGATGACGATGCGGCGCCTGTGAAAGGCAAGCCGGGCGGACGCATTCGTGTGGCAGGCATGTCCAGCTCCACGGCCGATACCCTCGACCCGGCCAAGGGCGCGCTGTCCACCGACTATGTTCGCCACTTCATGTTCTACAACGGCCTGACCCGTTTCGACAGCCATCTGGTGCCGCATCCGGAGCTGGCCGAAAAGATCGAAAACAGCAACGCAACGGTGTGGACCATCACCTTGCGCAAGGACGTCACCTTCCACAACGGCAAGCCGCTGAGCGCCGCCGATGTGGTGTTCTCCCTGTCGCGCCACAAGGATCCGGTGACCGGCTCGAAAGTCATGCCGCTGATGGCGCAGTTCTCCGAGATCAAGGCGACCGGCCCGCTGGAGGTCCAGATCACCCTGAGTTCTCCCAACGCCGAGCTGCCGTCGATCTTGGCGGTGTCGCATCTGTTGATCGTGCCCGAAGGCACCACCGATTTCAGCAAGGGCATCGGCACCGGCCCGTTCACGGTCAAGGAGTTCACGCCGGGCGTGCGTTCCGTCAGCGCCCGCAACCCGAACTACTGGAAACCGGGCCTGCCGTATCTGGACGAGATCGAGTTCATTGCCATCGGCGACGAGCCATCGCGGGTCAATGCCCTGCTGTCCGGCGACGTGCACATGATCAACGAGGTCAACCCGCGCTCCACCACCCGCATTGCCGCCAGCGCCGGTCACCGGGTCGTGGATGCGCCGTCGGGCAACTACACCGACCTGATCATTCGCCAGGACCAGATGCCCGGCAAGAGCCCGGAATTCACCGAGGCCATGAAGTACCTGCTGGATCGCGAGCAGGTCAAGTCGGCGGTCTTCCGTGGTTACGCACGAGTGGGTAACGATCACCCGATTGCGCCCGGTTCGCGCTACTTCAATGCCGACCTGCCGCAGCGTCAGTACGACCCGGAAAAAGCCAAGTTCCTGCTCAAGAAAGCCGGGCTGGAAAAGATCACCATGCCGGTGGCGGCATCGCCGGCTGCAACCGGTTCGGTGGACATTGCCGTGCTGCTGCAACAGTCGGCCAAACAGGCCGGCCTGACCCTCAACGTCAACCGTCTGCCCAGCGATGGCTACTGGTCCAACCACTGGATGAAGCATCCGCTGAGCTTCGGCAACATCAACCCGCGCCCGAATGCCGACGTGATCTTTTCGCAGTTCTTCCAGTCATCCGCGCCGTGGAACGAGTCGGCCTGGAAGAACGACCAGTTCGACCAGTTGCTGATGCTGGCCCGTGGCGAAACCGACGACGAGAAGCGCGGCAAGATGTATGGCGACATGCAGGCGCTGGTCAGTCAGCACTGCGGCATCGGCATCCCGGTGTTCATCAGCAATATCGACGGCGTGGACAAGCGTATCCAGGGTTACTCCAGCAACCCGCTGGGCGGCTTCATGGGGTACATGTTCAGCGAGCAGGTGTGGCTGGACGCGTGA
- a CDS encoding NAD(P)/FAD-dependent oxidoreductase produces the protein MHSESYWLDTAPAFTGACEGAVEGQADVVIVGGGFTGLAAARALALKGASVVVLEAGRVIGEASGRNGGQCNTGVAQDYASLSQSLGAGQAREYYKAYESAVQSVVDVIEQESIACDIKRNGKLKLAAKPGHYEGLARTCELIRREVDADVELLSAQDVRAEIDSDEFHGGLLQRNGVQIHVGRFGVGLADAAVRHGARVYQDALVKDWKARGNGFVVNTSKGSIQAGQVLLATGACQHGGLGWYRRRIVPVGSFVIATEVLPQELINRLFPNQRAYVTSRLIGNYFRLTPDNRLLFGGRARFAMSNSSSDAKSGKVLQAAMVQMFPQLAHVKIDYCWGGLVDMTSDRLPRAGEHDGVFYSMGYSGHGVQMSVHMGQIMAQVMEGKAQANPWRDLSWPAIPGHFGKPWFLPLVGAYYRYQDSRY, from the coding sequence ATGCACAGTGAGTCCTACTGGCTCGATACTGCTCCGGCCTTTACCGGTGCCTGCGAAGGTGCTGTGGAAGGGCAGGCAGATGTGGTGATTGTCGGGGGCGGTTTTACCGGACTTGCGGCAGCTCGTGCCTTGGCCTTGAAAGGCGCCAGTGTTGTGGTTCTGGAAGCGGGCCGTGTGATCGGCGAAGCGTCCGGCCGCAATGGCGGGCAATGCAATACCGGCGTTGCCCAGGACTATGCCTCGTTGAGCCAGAGCCTGGGTGCCGGGCAGGCCCGCGAGTATTACAAGGCTTATGAAAGCGCGGTGCAGAGCGTTGTCGATGTGATCGAGCAGGAGAGCATCGCCTGTGACATCAAGCGCAACGGCAAGCTCAAGCTGGCCGCCAAGCCCGGTCATTACGAAGGGCTGGCCCGCACCTGCGAGCTGATCCGGCGTGAAGTGGATGCCGATGTCGAGTTGCTCTCGGCTCAGGACGTGCGCGCTGAGATCGATTCTGACGAGTTTCATGGCGGCCTGTTGCAGCGCAACGGCGTGCAGATTCATGTGGGTCGTTTTGGCGTGGGGCTGGCCGATGCGGCGGTGCGCCATGGCGCTCGCGTCTATCAGGACGCTCTGGTCAAGGACTGGAAGGCCCGCGGCAACGGCTTTGTAGTCAACACCTCCAAGGGTTCGATACAGGCCGGGCAAGTGTTGCTGGCCACGGGCGCTTGCCAGCACGGCGGGCTGGGCTGGTATCGGCGCCGGATCGTTCCGGTGGGCAGTTTCGTGATTGCCACTGAAGTGCTGCCTCAGGAACTGATCAACCGTCTGTTCCCCAACCAGCGTGCCTATGTCACCAGCCGTTTGATCGGCAACTATTTCCGTCTTACGCCTGATAACCGTTTGCTGTTTGGCGGTCGTGCGCGCTTTGCAATGTCCAACAGCAGCTCGGATGCCAAGAGCGGCAAGGTGCTGCAGGCGGCCATGGTGCAGATGTTCCCGCAACTGGCCCACGTGAAGATCGATTACTGCTGGGGCGGGCTGGTGGACATGACCTCCGACCGTCTGCCCCGTGCAGGCGAGCATGACGGGGTTTTCTACTCGATGGGCTACAGCGGCCATGGCGTGCAGATGTCGGTGCACATGGGCCAGATCATGGCGCAAGTCATGGAAGGCAAGGCACAGGCCAACCCCTGGCGCGACCTGAGCTGGCCAGCGATTCCCGGCCATTTTGGTAAACCGTGGTTCCTGCCGCTGGTGGGAGCGTATTACCGCTATCAGGACAGTCGCTACTGA
- a CDS encoding haloacid dehalogenase type II, whose translation MSFLRPKFITFDCYGTLTNFHMGTMTRELFADRVPAEQMDQFVKDFSAYRLDQVMGEWMPYDEILKVALARTCKRWNVEYRGEGQLYYDAVPTWGPHADVPAGLSKIADKIPLVIFSNASDSQIMSNVDKLGAPFYKVFTAEQAQVYKPRLAAFEFMLDNLGCGPEDILHVSSSFRYDLFSAHDMKIRNKAFVARGHEQPANSFYEYHQIPDIGGLAGLVGL comes from the coding sequence ATGAGCTTTCTTCGACCAAAATTCATTACGTTCGACTGCTACGGCACCTTGACCAACTTCCACATGGGCACCATGACCCGCGAGCTGTTCGCCGACCGTGTACCTGCCGAGCAGATGGATCAGTTCGTGAAAGACTTTTCGGCCTATCGCCTGGATCAGGTCATGGGTGAGTGGATGCCGTATGACGAAATCCTGAAGGTCGCTCTGGCACGTACCTGCAAGCGCTGGAACGTTGAATACCGTGGCGAAGGCCAGCTCTATTACGACGCCGTTCCCACCTGGGGCCCGCATGCCGATGTACCTGCCGGCCTGTCGAAAATCGCCGACAAGATCCCGCTGGTGATTTTCTCCAACGCCAGCGACAGCCAGATCATGTCCAACGTCGACAAGCTCGGCGCGCCTTTCTACAAGGTGTTCACCGCCGAACAGGCTCAGGTCTACAAACCGCGTCTGGCAGCGTTCGAGTTCATGCTCGACAACCTCGGCTGTGGCCCGGAAGACATTTTGCATGTGTCTTCGAGTTTCCGTTACGACCTGTTTTCAGCCCATGACATGAAGATCAGGAACAAGGCATTTGTGGCCCGAGGCCACGAACAGCCGGCCAACAGTTTCTATGAGTATCACCAGATCCCGGACATCGGCGGTCTGGCCGGGCTGGTCGGTCTGTAA
- a CDS encoding aldehyde dehydrogenase family protein, with translation MDSFDPRVIAVRSAHFIAGQYRDAQSGMAVSRPSDGQVYAELPIADAALVDEAVSDAWQAFKRSDWASRPPRERARVMRRWADLIEADGAVLGPLEAVGSTRPHKDVLAWDIPYVAEGIRFFAELADKHGGEVAATQTDRLGMQIAEPYGVIAAIAPWNFPLSMASWKVAPALAAGNAVVLKPSELTPFSALRYAELAVKAGIPAGIFNVVQGDGRTTGDGLCRHPLVSKVTFTGSTATGSSIMSTCALVGPKPVTLELGGKSPQLVFADIPDIAKTARTVALAITGNAGQVCVSGSRLIIERSIMAPFVEHLQAYFKELRPGPTWSPDSTLTPIISRQQAMRIDNIVQRSREAGAEVLTGGGLFEGLGGAYYQPTLLTGLDNRNPAVCEEVFGPVLTIQAFDDEEQALSLAEHDTYGLAAGLHTADLNRALRLIRRLEAGTVWVNRYGRSNDYILPTGGYKRSGIGKDLGKEAFEANLRFKSVLIDIG, from the coding sequence ATGGATAGCTTCGATCCTCGTGTTATTGCTGTGCGCAGCGCTCATTTCATTGCCGGCCAATACCGCGATGCGCAATCGGGTATGGCGGTGTCCCGTCCCTCCGATGGCCAGGTCTATGCAGAGCTGCCGATTGCCGATGCCGCGCTGGTGGACGAAGCCGTGAGCGATGCCTGGCAGGCGTTCAAGCGCAGCGACTGGGCCAGTCGTCCGCCTCGTGAACGTGCCCGGGTCATGCGTCGCTGGGCCGACCTGATCGAAGCCGATGGCGCGGTGTTGGGGCCTCTGGAAGCGGTGGGTTCTACACGTCCGCACAAGGATGTATTGGCCTGGGACATTCCTTATGTGGCCGAAGGCATTCGTTTCTTCGCCGAGCTGGCGGACAAGCACGGCGGGGAAGTTGCAGCTACCCAGACGGATCGACTGGGCATGCAGATTGCCGAGCCTTACGGTGTGATCGCAGCCATCGCGCCGTGGAATTTCCCGCTGAGCATGGCTTCATGGAAAGTCGCGCCCGCGCTGGCAGCAGGTAATGCCGTGGTGCTCAAGCCTTCGGAGCTGACGCCGTTTTCGGCTTTGCGTTATGCCGAGCTGGCGGTGAAGGCCGGGATTCCTGCGGGCATCTTCAACGTGGTGCAGGGTGATGGCCGCACCACTGGCGATGGCTTGTGTCGGCATCCGCTTGTCTCGAAAGTGACCTTCACCGGATCGACAGCGACCGGGTCGAGCATCATGTCCACCTGCGCACTGGTCGGTCCCAAGCCGGTGACGCTGGAGCTGGGCGGCAAAAGCCCGCAACTGGTGTTTGCCGATATTCCGGATATCGCCAAGACAGCCCGCACCGTTGCACTGGCCATTACCGGCAACGCCGGGCAGGTCTGTGTGTCGGGTTCGCGACTGATTATCGAGCGCTCGATCATGGCGCCTTTCGTCGAGCATCTGCAGGCGTACTTCAAGGAGCTGCGCCCCGGCCCGACCTGGTCGCCAGACAGCACGCTGACACCGATCATTTCTCGCCAGCAGGCCATGCGCATCGACAACATCGTGCAACGCTCCCGCGAGGCGGGTGCCGAGGTGTTGACCGGTGGCGGATTGTTCGAAGGCTTGGGCGGCGCCTATTACCAGCCCACTCTGCTGACAGGGCTGGACAACCGGAACCCGGCCGTTTGTGAAGAAGTCTTCGGGCCGGTGCTGACCATTCAGGCTTTCGATGACGAAGAGCAGGCCTTGAGCCTGGCCGAGCACGACACCTACGGGCTGGCGGCCGGGCTGCACACGGCGGACCTGAACCGTGCCTTGCGCCTGATTCGTCGCCTGGAGGCCGGGACGGTGTGGGTGAACCGTTATGGCCGCAGCAACGATTACATTCTGCCCACCGGAGGCTACAAGCGTTCCGGGATCGGCAAGGATCTGGGCAAGGAGGCGTTCGAGGCCAACCTGCGTTTCAAGAGTGTGCTGATCGATATCGGCTGA
- a CDS encoding GNAT family N-acetyltransferase — MLAQQRIDYEYRPMTADDVGHAHTLSLDLKWPHRLEDWAMLQRVAQGFVAIHNGRLIGSAFACHQGDYSTIGLVIVSDDYQGKGVGRKLMEMAVGSVAPRTAILNATLAGAPLYAKMGFVSFGEVEQRQGQAQVPSVTPLKAGEHCRPLSDADKPRVLELANAGSGLDRTVTLGDALNNVEHAVGIERDGQLQAFAIMRPFGRGLCIGPLIAEDVEQARHLIEQLLAKVPYAFVRIDIPVDSGLPQWLEEAGLKRVDSVTCMSMGAVPQPSQGVRQFALITQAIG, encoded by the coding sequence ATGCTCGCTCAACAACGCATCGACTATGAATATCGCCCCATGACCGCCGACGATGTCGGTCATGCCCACACCCTGTCCCTTGACCTGAAATGGCCGCACCGGCTGGAAGACTGGGCCATGCTGCAACGTGTCGCCCAGGGCTTTGTGGCGATCCATAACGGCAGGCTGATCGGCAGCGCCTTTGCCTGCCATCAGGGCGACTATTCCACCATCGGGCTGGTGATTGTCAGCGACGACTATCAAGGCAAAGGCGTGGGCCGCAAGCTGATGGAAATGGCCGTGGGCAGCGTCGCACCGCGTACCGCCATCCTCAACGCGACACTGGCTGGCGCGCCGTTGTACGCCAAGATGGGCTTTGTCAGTTTTGGCGAAGTCGAGCAACGTCAGGGGCAGGCGCAAGTACCGTCCGTAACCCCATTGAAAGCAGGCGAACACTGCCGCCCGCTGAGCGATGCAGACAAGCCTCGCGTGCTGGAACTGGCCAATGCCGGCAGCGGCCTGGATCGCACCGTCACCCTGGGCGATGCGCTCAACAATGTCGAACATGCCGTGGGCATCGAACGTGACGGCCAGCTTCAAGCCTTCGCCATCATGCGGCCTTTTGGTCGCGGCCTGTGCATCGGCCCGCTGATCGCCGAAGACGTCGAGCAAGCCAGACACCTCATCGAACAACTGCTGGCCAAGGTGCCTTATGCCTTTGTGCGCATCGATATTCCGGTGGACAGCGGCCTGCCGCAATGGCTGGAAGAAGCCGGCCTCAAGCGCGTGGACAGCGTGACCTGCATGAGCATGGGTGCCGTACCGCAACCGTCACAGGGTGTTCGTCAGTTTGCCCTTATCACTCAGGCCATCGGCTAG
- a CDS encoding cupin domain-containing protein, whose protein sequence is MSHPTALLLAHADNTPVDTEFTSGPLSPNDPFASQRRIAFIDDQGIAAGLVNLGESLSMKHYPYTEMLVVHRGAITLRSGQTSITVSPGESAVIGRGTDLRIEAQPHSIWAFCAATQASGPDKPGITLIERYAPLTPSSPPEAGILIGTAPQCRSNNIFEDTASTLRIGVWDSTPYERFARPHKIHELMHLIEGSVDLQLDNGPTLSVKPGDTVFVAQGAPCKWTSTVYVRKFYAVT, encoded by the coding sequence ATGTCACACCCAACCGCCTTGTTGCTGGCCCATGCCGATAACACCCCTGTCGACACCGAATTCACCTCCGGCCCGTTGAGCCCAAACGACCCGTTCGCCAGCCAGCGCCGCATCGCCTTCATCGATGACCAGGGCATTGCTGCCGGCCTGGTGAACCTCGGCGAATCGTTAAGCATGAAGCATTACCCCTACACCGAAATGCTGGTGGTACACCGTGGCGCAATCACTTTGCGCTCGGGGCAAACCAGCATCACCGTCAGCCCTGGAGAAAGCGCCGTGATCGGGCGCGGTACCGACCTGCGCATTGAGGCACAGCCACACAGCATCTGGGCCTTTTGCGCCGCAACCCAGGCGAGCGGCCCGGACAAGCCCGGCATCACCCTGATCGAGCGTTACGCCCCGCTCACGCCGTCATCGCCACCGGAAGCCGGCATCCTGATCGGCACAGCCCCGCAATGTCGCAGCAACAACATCTTTGAAGATACAGCCAGCACCTTGCGCATCGGCGTCTGGGACTCGACCCCTTACGAACGCTTCGCACGCCCGCACAAGATCCACGAACTGATGCACCTGATCGAAGGCAGCGTTGACCTGCAACTGGACAACGGCCCGACCCTGAGCGTAAAGCCGGGCGATACCGTATTCGTCGCCCAGGGCGCACCATGCAAATGGACCAGTACTGTGTATGTACGCAAGTTTTATGCAGTGACCTGA
- a CDS encoding alpha/beta fold hydrolase, with translation MPVDDAFRITFKTQKVGEVEVFYREAGPKDAPVLLLLHGFPTSSHMFRNLMPLLASQYRVIAPDLPGFGNTKAPPRGQFDYTFENLYKVIEGFTQALDLKKYSLYIFDYGAPTGLRLAVANPEKVTAIISQNGNAYMEGFSDQWGAWQSYWREPTAANREACRASLSPETIRDWQYGTGSDPRKLSPDGYNLDILYMARPGAEEIQLDLILDYRSNVAAYPAFQQYLRKHQPPLLAVWGKHDPAFIPPGAEAYRKDIPTAEVHLLDAGHFALETHAPEVAGYIRDFLSRKLKA, from the coding sequence TTGCCCGTTGATGATGCCTTCCGTATTACGTTCAAAACACAAAAGGTTGGCGAGGTCGAGGTGTTCTATCGCGAAGCCGGCCCCAAGGATGCGCCGGTGTTGTTGCTGTTGCACGGCTTCCCGACATCCAGCCACATGTTCCGTAACCTGATGCCGTTGCTGGCAAGTCAGTACCGCGTGATCGCGCCAGACCTGCCAGGTTTCGGTAACACCAAAGCACCACCGCGCGGTCAGTTTGATTACACCTTTGAAAACCTCTACAAGGTAATCGAAGGCTTTACCCAGGCTCTGGATCTGAAGAAATACAGCCTCTACATTTTCGATTACGGCGCGCCCACAGGCCTGCGTCTTGCCGTCGCCAATCCTGAAAAAGTCACGGCCATCATCAGTCAGAACGGAAATGCCTACATGGAAGGCTTCAGCGATCAATGGGGGGCTTGGCAATCCTATTGGCGCGAACCGACGGCGGCCAATCGTGAGGCATGCCGTGCTTCGTTATCGCCGGAAACGATCCGTGACTGGCAATATGGAACGGGCTCCGATCCGAGAAAACTGTCACCGGACGGCTATAACCTGGACATCCTTTACATGGCGCGGCCGGGCGCGGAAGAGATTCAGCTCGATCTGATACTCGACTATCGTAGCAACGTGGCAGCCTATCCGGCATTTCAGCAGTATTTGCGCAAACACCAGCCGCCATTGCTGGCTGTCTGGGGCAAGCATGATCCGGCCTTTATCCCGCCAGGAGCCGAGGCGTATCGTAAGGATATTCCGACTGCCGAAGTTCATCTTCTGGACGCAGGACACTTCGCTCTGGAAACCCACGCTCCGGAGGTTGCCGGGTACATTCGCGATTTCCTTTCACGAAAGCTGAAAGCCTGA
- a CDS encoding LysR substrate-binding domain-containing protein, with protein MDRIQEMTLFSAVAEQSSFASVARHFGLSTATVTRAIAQLESRLGVLLVVRTTRSLRLTEAGQRFAMDCRRLLADLEEAQSAAAGVHANPSGLLTITAPQMFGALHVTPVLTRFLEKHPTVDIRAILVDRVVHMLDEGIDVAIRIGALPDSSLTAIPVGSLRRMVCASTAYLSAHGTPQHPDDLRLHSTISTSASERSAKWAFRVDGRDHSVDVASRLRLTSFNAAISAMMQNWGLTQVSSYQVREHLQNGSIQCVLEAFEIAPEPVHVIYLEGRRGSSKVRAFVDFCVEALRRDLSLGS; from the coding sequence ATGGACCGAATTCAGGAAATGACCCTTTTCTCCGCTGTGGCGGAGCAATCCAGCTTCGCCAGCGTGGCTCGCCATTTCGGTCTTTCTACCGCCACGGTGACTCGTGCAATCGCTCAACTGGAAAGCCGCCTGGGAGTTCTGCTGGTCGTGCGCACAACCCGCAGCCTGCGCCTTACGGAAGCAGGACAGCGTTTTGCGATGGACTGTCGTCGCTTGCTTGCAGACCTTGAGGAGGCGCAAAGCGCAGCGGCAGGCGTCCACGCCAATCCCAGTGGGCTACTGACGATCACAGCACCACAGATGTTTGGCGCATTGCACGTCACGCCGGTGCTGACTCGCTTTCTTGAAAAGCACCCCACCGTAGACATTCGCGCCATCCTGGTGGATAGAGTCGTCCACATGCTGGATGAAGGCATCGACGTAGCCATACGAATCGGTGCCCTGCCCGATTCATCACTGACGGCTATTCCTGTCGGCAGCTTACGCCGCATGGTTTGTGCATCCACAGCCTATCTATCGGCGCATGGCACCCCGCAACACCCTGACGATCTGCGGCTGCATTCAACCATTTCAACATCAGCTTCCGAACGCTCAGCCAAATGGGCTTTCCGGGTCGATGGACGCGACCATTCAGTAGACGTTGCTTCAAGACTTCGCCTGACGTCCTTCAACGCAGCCATCAGCGCAATGATGCAAAACTGGGGGCTGACTCAGGTGTCGTCGTACCAGGTACGTGAGCACCTGCAGAATGGGAGCATCCAATGCGTGCTGGAAGCCTTTGAAATTGCCCCGGAGCCCGTGCATGTGATCTATCTGGAAGGTCGCCGTGGATCATCCAAGGTGCGCGCCTTTGTAGACTTCTGCGTCGAGGCCCTGAGGCGCGATTTAAGCCTTGGCAGTTGA
- a CDS encoding DUF6124 family protein — protein MLKVTPEPIKLEETLLRVFDLLRSASAAAYETGDQLSGQKRDLAYSVIYLVEMAHALVERSLNKIEVT, from the coding sequence ATGCTAAAAGTAACCCCCGAACCCATCAAACTCGAAGAAACCCTCCTGCGGGTTTTCGACCTCTTGCGCAGTGCTTCGGCTGCGGCCTATGAAACCGGTGACCAGCTCAGTGGCCAGAAACGTGATCTGGCGTATTCGGTGATCTATCTGGTGGAAATGGCTCATGCGCTGGTTGAGCGTTCGCTAAACAAGATTGAGGTGACCTGA